From the genome of Marixanthomonas ophiurae, one region includes:
- a CDS encoding MbnP family protein — protein sequence MKKNVLLLFAIALSFFACKDVDEEEVVNPNRNVTFNFTQNWEGEEITNPDYQTTEYTNANDEVLTISKLRYLISDVTFTDEEGDSTVIKGYNLVNAREGTNLQYKPSKKIPEGTYDLSFTFGFDKEDNIDGTYEDLTAASWGVPEQLGGGYHFMQMEGTFIDSNDSQAPYLYHTIRAADMTDEGLLLEDTSFEVSLGTVTVKEDASFEIKMDVSEWYKNPNRWDLNVLNTNLMMNFEAQKMMSENGKTVFSLGEETTVEE from the coding sequence ATGAAAAAAAATGTTTTATTATTATTTGCAATAGCTTTGAGTTTTTTTGCTTGTAAAGATGTAGATGAAGAAGAGGTTGTAAACCCAAACCGAAATGTTACTTTTAATTTTACTCAAAACTGGGAAGGTGAAGAAATCACTAACCCTGACTACCAAACGACTGAATATACAAATGCGAATGATGAGGTATTAACCATCTCAAAGTTACGCTATTTGATTTCAGATGTCACATTTACCGATGAAGAAGGCGACAGTACCGTTATTAAAGGCTATAACCTAGTTAATGCCAGAGAAGGCACAAACCTACAATACAAACCCTCTAAAAAAATACCCGAAGGAACTTACGACCTAAGCTTTACTTTTGGTTTTGACAAGGAAGACAATATTGACGGCACATATGAAGATTTAACTGCTGCCAGTTGGGGCGTTCCCGAACAACTTGGCGGAGGCTATCACTTTATGCAGATGGAAGGTACATTTATAGACAGTAATGATTCTCAAGCCCCATATCTATATCACACCATACGAGCAGCCGATATGACAGACGAAGGCTTGCTATTAGAAGACACTTCGTTTGAAGTAAGCTTAGGCACTGTAACAGTTAAAGAAGACGCCTCTTTTGAAATTAAGATGGACGTGTCCGAATGGTATAAAAATCCAAATCGATGGGATTTAAATGTTTTGAACACTAATTTAATGATGAACTTCGAAGCGCAGAAAATGATGTCTGAAAATGGTAAAACCGTTTTTAGCCTAGGAGAAGAAACCACTGTAGAAGAATAG
- a CDS encoding choice-of-anchor B family protein, producing MKKSLLTLLILACTQVFAQTPCNNGMAGQYPCNGYDLQSRVSLSDMNANAANDSWGWTDPQDGKEYAIIGLEGGTTFIDISNPTNPIYLGKLPTHSFSSNWRDVKTYNNHAFIVSEDFSHGMQVFDLTRLRNVSNPPVTFTEDAHYDGFGNAHNIVINEDSGYAYAVGTSTYSGGSHFINIQDPTNPVAAGGFGGDGYTHDAQVITYNGPDSDYTGREILLSSSGNENYVSIVDVTDKANPQSISTISYLNSSYTHQGWFTEDQRYFILGDEIDEQDFGFNTRTIIFDLTDLDNPVLDFEHFGETEATDHNGYVLGDNYYLANYAAGLRVLDISDIANGNISEVGYFDSFSAHNSVGYEGVWNVYPYLGSGNIIISDRVGGLFVVKSSAPDTTDPVAICQNTSVSLDSNGEIIIDPALLDGGSSDDSGSFSLSLSENTFTCSDIGENTVTLTVTDPSGNTDACTAIITIEDNTDPIITCTTDTTVEYDSGASFYTLPNYEAEGLVLTIDNCSQNPTVTQTPVAGTELTEGIYTIDFQSEDAAGNTGNCSFELTVIEELSINDNTFENSIKVFPVPALNEINITSENKTIEFIDVYDIMGKKVYTEKNINTTKKTINISSFSKGMYFLSINNKATKKIVKK from the coding sequence ATGAAAAAATCTCTACTTACCCTATTAATTTTAGCGTGCACACAAGTATTTGCTCAAACACCATGCAATAATGGTATGGCTGGTCAATATCCTTGCAATGGCTATGATTTACAGTCACGCGTTTCACTTTCTGACATGAATGCGAATGCGGCAAACGATTCTTGGGGTTGGACAGATCCTCAAGATGGAAAAGAATATGCCATAATAGGTTTAGAAGGCGGCACTACTTTTATTGATATTTCAAACCCAACAAACCCAATTTATTTAGGAAAATTACCAACACACAGTTTTAGTAGTAACTGGAGAGATGTAAAAACATATAACAACCATGCCTTTATAGTTAGTGAAGATTTTTCACACGGTATGCAAGTTTTTGATTTAACTCGATTGCGAAATGTATCAAATCCACCCGTAACATTTACAGAAGATGCCCATTACGATGGGTTTGGCAATGCACATAATATTGTAATTAATGAAGACTCAGGTTATGCCTACGCAGTTGGGACATCTACATATAGCGGAGGCTCTCATTTTATAAACATACAAGACCCTACAAACCCCGTTGCTGCTGGTGGTTTTGGAGGTGACGGATACACTCATGATGCACAAGTTATAACTTATAATGGACCAGACAGCGATTATACTGGCCGTGAAATTTTACTAAGTAGTAGTGGAAATGAAAACTACGTTTCTATTGTAGATGTAACCGATAAAGCAAATCCTCAAAGTATTTCCACAATTAGTTACCTTAATTCCAGTTATACACACCAAGGTTGGTTTACAGAAGATCAACGCTATTTTATACTTGGTGACGAAATAGATGAGCAAGATTTTGGATTTAACACTAGAACAATCATATTTGATCTGACCGATCTTGACAATCCAGTATTGGATTTTGAGCATTTTGGAGAAACCGAAGCAACCGACCATAATGGATACGTACTTGGAGACAACTATTATCTAGCTAATTATGCTGCTGGTTTAAGAGTACTCGATATTTCAGATATTGCGAATGGAAATATTTCCGAAGTAGGATACTTTGACTCATTTAGTGCTCATAATAGTGTTGGATATGAAGGGGTGTGGAATGTATATCCATACTTAGGAAGTGGCAATATTATAATTAGTGATCGCGTAGGAGGATTGTTTGTTGTAAAATCATCAGCTCCAGATACCACGGATCCAGTTGCTATTTGCCAGAATACAAGCGTATCCTTAGATTCAAACGGAGAAATAATTATTGATCCCGCTTTACTGGACGGAGGCTCAAGCGATGATAGCGGTTCTTTCTCATTGTCCTTGAGTGAAAACACATTTACCTGTTCAGATATAGGAGAAAACACGGTTACCTTAACCGTAACAGACCCTTCAGGAAATACCGATGCTTGTACAGCTATAATCACTATAGAAGATAACACAGATCCAATAATAACGTGTACAACAGACACAACTGTTGAATATGATTCTGGAGCCAGTTTTTATACGTTACCTAATTATGAGGCAGAAGGTTTAGTACTTACAATAGATAATTGTTCTCAAAATCCCACCGTTACACAAACCCCGGTAGCTGGAACAGAACTTACAGAAGGTATATACACCATTGATTTTCAGTCTGAAGACGCTGCTGGAAATACCGGAAACTGTTCATTTGAGTTAACCGTAATAGAAGAATTATCTATTAATGATAATACTTTTGAAAACAGCATTAAAGTGTTCCCGGTACCTGCTTTAAATGAAATAAACATCACTTCGGAAAACAAAACAATAGAATTTATTGATGTTTATGATATTATGGGGAAAAAGGTTTATACCGAAAAGAACATCAACACCACTAAAAAAACAATAAACATCTCAAGCTTTTCAAAAGGAATGTATTTTTTATCAATTAATAATAAGGCAACCAAAAAAATTGTAAAAAAATAA
- a CDS encoding HesB/IscA family protein → MIKVSENAKSKLEQLMSEEGFNIINDFVRVGVKSGGCSGLSYDLKFDDKIGENDKLFEDESVKIAIDKKSFLYLVGTTLEYSGGLNGKGFVFNNPNANRTCGCGESFSL, encoded by the coding sequence ATGATAAAAGTTAGTGAAAATGCAAAATCAAAACTAGAACAATTGATGTCTGAAGAAGGCTTCAATATAATAAACGATTTTGTAAGAGTAGGTGTAAAAAGCGGAGGTTGCTCTGGTTTGTCCTACGATCTTAAGTTTGACGACAAAATTGGAGAAAACGATAAGCTTTTTGAAGATGAATCGGTAAAAATTGCTATCGATAAAAAAAGTTTTCTCTATCTAGTAGGAACCACGTTGGAATACAGCGGTGGATTAAACGGTAAAGGGTTTGTGTTCAACAATCCCAATGCAAACCGCACCTGTGGTTGTGGCGAAAGTTTTTCGCTTTAA
- a CDS encoding cytochrome-c peroxidase — protein sequence MTYFKHIQTFFFAAACCFFIASCASDEGSTPEEEGYEPTPLDLKVPVLFQQTISSPVIPGDNPQTVEGVALGKKLFFDPILSGDNTLACAGCHAPEEAFSDSRQFSPGIDGIEGRRNSMPLFNLAWNFKENFFWDGRVNSLEKQALEPVIDPVEMHNTWPNAISNLQATSAYPELFSKAFGTSTIDSTMVSKAIAQFVRTLISGNSRYDQFLRGEIELTEAEQNGLDIYIDEERGDCFHCHGTPPNDLLWTDNDFHNNGLDEIFDDLGRGAATGDPREFGLFKTPSLRNLAYTAPYMHDGRFETLEEVIDHYSEGLVYSETIDPLMKAVGEGGVQLTEQDKQDLKAFLLSLSDESFINNPDFQEP from the coding sequence TTGACTTATTTTAAACACATACAAACATTCTTTTTTGCAGCAGCATGTTGTTTTTTTATCGCTTCATGTGCTAGTGATGAAGGTAGTACCCCCGAAGAGGAAGGCTACGAACCAACTCCTTTGGACTTGAAAGTACCGGTATTGTTTCAACAAACAATATCATCGCCTGTAATTCCTGGAGACAACCCTCAAACCGTTGAGGGGGTTGCTTTAGGTAAAAAATTATTTTTTGATCCCATCCTCTCAGGAGACAATACCTTAGCTTGTGCTGGTTGTCATGCCCCAGAGGAAGCTTTTTCAGATTCAAGACAATTCAGTCCAGGGATTGATGGTATAGAAGGTAGAAGAAATTCCATGCCGTTATTTAATTTGGCTTGGAATTTCAAAGAAAACTTTTTTTGGGACGGCCGTGTTAATTCTTTAGAAAAACAAGCATTAGAGCCCGTTATAGATCCTGTTGAGATGCACAACACGTGGCCAAATGCCATTTCGAATTTACAAGCAACATCAGCGTACCCAGAACTTTTTTCAAAAGCATTTGGCACCTCTACTATAGACTCCACTATGGTTTCAAAAGCCATTGCACAGTTTGTACGTACACTTATTTCGGGCAATTCAAGATACGATCAATTTTTACGTGGTGAAATAGAACTAACGGAAGCTGAACAGAATGGTTTGGATATCTATATTGATGAAGAACGAGGCGATTGTTTTCACTGCCACGGCACACCCCCCAACGACCTGCTTTGGACAGACAATGATTTTCATAATAATGGCTTAGACGAAATCTTTGACGATCTTGGTCGTGGTGCTGCCACAGGTGATCCAAGAGAGTTTGGTCTCTTTAAAACCCCTTCCTTGCGTAATTTGGCCTATACAGCTCCATATATGCACGATGGCCGTTTTGAGACCCTAGAAGAAGTAATAGATCATTATAGCGAGGGCTTAGTCTATTCTGAAACCATAGACCCACTTATGAAAGCCGTGGGCGAAGGTGGTGTTCAGCTTACCGAACAAGACAAACAAGACCTTAAAGCTTTTTTACTTTCTTTATCTGATGAAAGTTTTATAAATAACCCAGACTTTCAGGAACCTTAG
- the sufB gene encoding Fe-S cluster assembly protein SufB: protein MAKFTEDDLKKELETKEYEYGFYTDIESDTFPVGLNEDIVRAISKKKEEPEWMTEWRLESFRYWKEMIEPEWANVHYNKPDFQNISYYSAPNKKPKYDSIDEVDPELLETFNKLGISLDEQKKLAGVAVDIVMDSVSVTTTFKDTLAKKGIIFCSISEAIKEHPELVKKYLGSVVPQKDNFYAALNSAVFSDGSFCYIPKGVRCPMELSTYFRINQAGTGQFERTLVVADEDSYVSYLEGCTAPMRDENQLHAAVVELVALDGAEIKYSTVQNWFPGSKDGKGGVFNFVTKRGICEKNAKISWTQVETGSAVTWKYPSCILKGDNSIGEFYSIAVTNNFQQADTGTKMIHLGKNTKSTIISKGISAGKSQNSYRGLVQINSRAENARNFSQCDSLLMGNECGAHTFPYIEAKNKTAQVEHEATTSKIGEDQIFYCNQRGIDTEKAIALIVNGFSKEVLNKLPMEFAVEAQKLLEISLEGSVG, encoded by the coding sequence ATGGCTAAGTTTACTGAAGACGATTTAAAGAAAGAACTCGAAACAAAAGAGTACGAATACGGATTTTATACCGATATAGAATCTGACACGTTCCCTGTTGGCTTAAACGAGGACATTGTTCGTGCTATTTCAAAAAAGAAGGAAGAGCCCGAATGGATGACCGAATGGCGTTTAGAATCATTTCGTTATTGGAAAGAAATGATTGAACCTGAATGGGCAAACGTTCATTACAACAAACCAGATTTTCAAAACATATCATATTATTCAGCTCCTAACAAAAAGCCGAAATATGACAGTATTGACGAAGTAGACCCAGAATTATTGGAAACCTTCAATAAGCTAGGTATTTCACTAGATGAGCAAAAAAAATTAGCAGGTGTTGCCGTAGATATTGTAATGGACTCCGTTTCAGTAACTACAACTTTTAAAGATACTTTAGCAAAGAAGGGGATTATTTTCTGTTCTATTTCCGAAGCGATTAAAGAGCATCCAGAATTAGTAAAAAAGTACCTTGGTTCAGTAGTACCACAAAAAGACAACTTTTATGCGGCCTTAAATAGCGCGGTATTTAGTGATGGTTCATTCTGTTACATCCCAAAAGGCGTTCGATGCCCAATGGAACTTTCAACCTATTTCCGAATTAACCAAGCAGGAACAGGGCAATTTGAACGCACATTGGTTGTCGCCGATGAAGACAGTTACGTGAGTTATCTAGAAGGTTGTACTGCCCCGATGCGTGATGAAAATCAATTACACGCCGCTGTTGTGGAATTGGTAGCGTTAGATGGTGCTGAAATTAAATATTCTACAGTCCAAAACTGGTTTCCAGGAAGTAAAGATGGAAAGGGCGGAGTATTCAACTTTGTGACAAAAAGAGGGATTTGCGAGAAGAACGCAAAAATTTCGTGGACACAAGTAGAAACCGGAAGCGCCGTAACTTGGAAATATCCTAGTTGTATATTAAAAGGCGATAACTCTATTGGAGAGTTTTATTCCATTGCTGTTACGAACAACTTTCAGCAGGCCGATACGGGTACCAAAATGATTCATTTGGGTAAAAACACCAAGAGTACCATCATTTCTAAAGGAATTTCGGCTGGAAAATCGCAAAACAGTTATCGTGGATTAGTACAGATAAATAGCCGAGCCGAGAATGCCCGTAATTTTTCACAATGTGATTCGCTGCTAATGGGTAATGAATGTGGTGCGCATACCTTCCCTTACATTGAAGCTAAAAATAAAACGGCCCAAGTAGAGCACGAGGCTACAACAAGTAAAATTGGAGAGGATCAAATTTTTTACTGTAATCAGCGTGGTATTGACACTGAAAAAGCTAT
- a CDS encoding choice-of-anchor B family protein → MKQFYLLVFALISAVTFSQTPCENGTASGFPCQNFDLLSRISLSEMNASGGNDSWGWTDSQDGKEYALIGLTNGTAFIDISDPINPIYLGKLPTHTSSSTWRDVKVYSDHAFIVSEASGHGMQVFDLTRLRDVSNPPETFTEDAHYDGFGNAHNIVINEDTGYAYGVGTSTYSGGPHFINIQDPINPVGEGGYAMDSYSHDAQVVTYSGPDSDYTGKEILIGSNENEVVLVDITDKSSPQGISTISYNNVGYTHQGWFTEDQKYFILGDETDEINFGFNTRTLIFDFTDLDNPQFHTEYLGPTAATDHNGYVVGDKYYFANYAAGLNVLDISDIENENISQYGYFDTFPGSNGAGFGGSWNVYPYFESGNIVISGSGGFTLVKDTNELNINELNNSGFVIYPNPAKDHLNIVSSTSPIQQVEVYSVIGKRILNYTFSENNNEENVNINSLQSGVYLVKINNLTTKRLVVK, encoded by the coding sequence ATGAAACAATTCTATCTACTTGTATTTGCACTTATCAGCGCTGTCACTTTCAGCCAAACGCCTTGTGAAAATGGAACCGCTAGCGGTTTTCCTTGCCAAAATTTTGACTTATTATCGCGTATTAGCCTTAGCGAAATGAACGCCTCCGGTGGTAACGATTCTTGGGGGTGGACCGATTCGCAAGATGGCAAAGAATATGCTCTTATTGGATTAACCAACGGAACTGCTTTTATCGATATTTCAGACCCAATTAACCCGATTTATTTAGGAAAGCTACCTACGCACACATCTTCAAGTACATGGCGAGATGTAAAAGTATATAGTGACCACGCTTTTATAGTAAGTGAAGCTTCCGGTCATGGTATGCAAGTTTTTGACTTAACTCGATTGCGGGATGTAAGTAATCCTCCAGAAACATTTACAGAAGATGCTCATTATGATGGTTTTGGTAATGCTCACAATATTGTAATAAACGAAGACACGGGATATGCATACGGAGTAGGAACTTCAACATATTCTGGCGGGCCACATTTTATAAACATACAAGATCCAATTAACCCAGTAGGTGAAGGAGGATACGCAATGGATAGTTATAGTCATGATGCTCAGGTAGTCACTTATTCAGGTCCCGATTCTGACTATACAGGAAAAGAAATCTTAATTGGCAGTAACGAAAACGAAGTAGTATTAGTTGATATTACAGACAAATCTAGCCCTCAAGGTATTTCAACCATAAGCTATAATAATGTAGGCTATACACACCAAGGATGGTTTACAGAAGATCAAAAATATTTTATTCTTGGAGACGAAACAGACGAAATAAACTTTGGATTTAACACTAGAACATTAATATTTGACTTCACAGATTTGGACAACCCTCAATTTCACACTGAATATCTAGGGCCAACAGCTGCTACAGACCACAATGGATACGTAGTGGGTGACAAATATTATTTTGCTAATTATGCAGCTGGTTTAAATGTTTTAGATATAAGTGATATTGAAAATGAAAACATCTCACAATACGGATATTTCGACACCTTCCCAGGTAGTAACGGCGCAGGATTCGGCGGAAGTTGGAATGTATATCCATATTTTGAAAGCGGAAACATCGTAATTAGTGGTAGTGGTGGTTTTACCTTGGTAAAAGATACAAATGAATTAAATATTAATGAGTTAAACAATTCTGGCTTTGTCATTTATCCAAATCCAGCTAAAGATCATTTAAACATTGTTTCTTCAACGTCTCCTATACAACAAGTTGAAGTATATTCAGTTATAGGTAAACGTATTCTAAATTATACTTTTTCTGAAAATAATAATGAAGAAAACGTCAACATAAATTCACTGCAAAGTGGAGTTTATTTAGTTAAAATCAATAATCTAACTACCAAAAGATTGGTGGTAAAATAA